Part of the Leptodactylus fuscus isolate aLepFus1 chromosome 6, aLepFus1.hap2, whole genome shotgun sequence genome, AAGATTGTGCCAGACAGGTGTGAGGTCTCTGCAGAGTCTATTGTGATCATGGAGAATTGTATCAGGGCCATGAAATAATAAGACAGGACACAGCCGCCCCTACCCCTATCCCCAATACCTCAGACCCCTCCCCAATATCTGACCAGTGTCTGGAGAGAGCAAGGGGGAGATTTTATGTAAGGAAACGATTTAGAAGGGAAGTTACAATACAATAGAGGAAAATCTGATGGAAACTTCTCTAGTCTGATGTATTGGGGGGAACTTTTACCTACTGAATAGACTTGTGTTATGTAAATGATATTCACACTGCCAAATACAATGACTGGAGGGGAGAAACtcacaggacccccccccccaactccaacCTTCTTCATTGTATACAtgcagatagatatgatatatacaTCGCTGGTTatggaataaaaaaatctaaatttattattttatttttaattaattttcttGCTATTATTTGCCGTTCTCTATTTATCTCCCATATCCatagatctgtatatatatatatatatatatatatatatatatatatatatatatatatatatattgtgttgtgTTGTTAGTCTACAAACATGAGGCTCCATCTCCTTACTCTCTGAGCGGTGAAGATGTGGAGGTGTTGGGGGGTCTGTGATTGTCTCCCCACCAGTCATTGTATTAGGGGATGGAAATATCATTTACATAACACAAGTCTATTCCACAGGTAAAAGTGACCCCCAAACCATCAGaccagaaacccccccccccttagataTAATATAACAAGGTGTCCGTACAATAGTAGGAATTTATCTATCACTCACCAGGAGACATTTCATGGATACTTTTCTAGTCTGATGTCTTGGGGGTAACTTTTACCTATTGAATAGACTTGTGTTATGTAAATGATATTTAATCAGTGGTGGGGGAGACAATCACAGACCCCCCCCAGCCCTGACACAGATATAAAGCAGGGTCTTCCCTTCCCCCTCAGTCACACTCCTGGTCAGCTCTAGAGGACATTGTCTCCTTCCATCCTTCTCAGCAGAGATCTATCTACCCATCACCTGTACGGTAAGTGATCATCTGGTGTGACATCATTTTTATAGGAGAACCCATCTGAAAATACTTCAATTGGTAATTGTAATGTTGATGATGTAATATTGTAGTTATGAAGCTGAGATGTCGGGGCTGTTGGCTACATGACAGTATTGGCTCTGTTATTACATCAGTTGGTAGTCCGCCATGTTAGAAGGTCTCTCTTGGCTCTAGCTACTAGATAAGATGTGATGGCCGGGGATCTTCTCTGTTTGCTCAGGATGTTTTAGGTTTTTCCACCACAGCATATATTACTATACAGGTGAAGCTCCACTGCCCTCCCatcagtagtatacagtatattttacacCACATGACTAATAAAAGGCAATATCCTCTTTTTTTCTCCTTCAGATACAATGGACGCCTACTTCTTTGTCCCagtggagatgagggaggagCTGAAGGCCGGCGTGGAATACATAAAAACTTTGGCCAACAAAGGGAACAAATTAAACACAATGAGAATTGAAGTTTTTGGAGCAATACTGGCCCAGATATTGTGCCAAAAGTTTCAAGGTCACTGGTATCCAGAGAATCCCATCAAAGGTCAAGCCTACAGGTAACTCACCAGTTCTGTCTGGATATAAATGGATGTGATGTGTCGGCTTCTCCAACTATTCCCCCATACTGATTTATCATTCAGCTCACACATTGGTCTGATGATGTGTGTAAAATAAATCCCATCTTGTACCATCGGCATCTCCTCTATAATGGCTGACTTTTACCTTTCAGATGTATCAGGATCAATAGGCGTGATCGGGAGGAGAGTATCCTGGAAGCCTGCAGCTACAGTGGGCTGAAGTACCAGGATTTGACCCTCCCAAAGGAATTGACCCTGTGGATTGACCCTTATGAGGTCTCCTGTCGGTGAGTAGTCCCTCTACTTTATAATACTCACTAAGGATAGTAGTTAATGATTTCCAATACTGATATCTTATTGATCTATCTTTGGACAGGTTGGGGGAGGAGGGGATTCCTTACACTGTGGCCACCTTTGATCCAAGAACGGCCCGTGTTTCGGATAACTCAAGACCCTCAGACCCTCAGGAGAACAAGTTCCCTGGATCTACTCCAGAAGATGGCAGCTGCAAAAGAGGCGATTCAAGATCATCACCCATAAGCTCTGGTAGTGACAGTGGGATAGAAACTCACAGTGAGGGAACCTCTACCCCTGTGATGTTCCAGATTGTGGGTGAGGATCAAATATGGGCGAAACCCATAATAAGAGAGGTGAGAAATCTATAACTTTGCTACTCTAGAACAGTTGTCTGACATTATGGGTAAGGGAGgaggacatactgacacttggggtacaggaggatgacatactgacacttggggtacaggaggatgacatactgacacttggggtacaggaggatgacatactgatagttggggtacaggaggatgacaaactgacacttggggtacaggaggatgacatactgacacttggggtacaggaggatgacatactgacacttggggtacaggaggatgacatactgagacttggggtacaggaggatgacatactgacacttggggtacaggaggatgacatactgacacttggggtacaggaggatgacatactgatagttggggtacaggaggatgacatactgatacttggggtacaggaggatgacacactgacacttggggtacaggaggatgacatactgacacttggggtacaggaggatgacatactgacacttggggtacactgATACTTATTTTTCATGACGTTCTGTCTTCTTCTCTTTCAGGACACCGGAGCTGTGTACCGGACCTCGTCTCCTTTATGGTTTCCATCATGGAGaactccccatctctgtcccagtccTGACCAGAATTGCCTCTACTGGATGTAGGATGTGGGGTGCTGGTcccagggagggggaggggctgtatatattatataaagatagaatttatttatttttataaatgtaaCACGTTGTTGTTTTGTAATAAAGATCTAGGAATGAATCTGTGGTTGTGAGatcctatataatgtatagacCTGTACTGGGGGCCACACCAGCTCATATACATACTCACATATGGAACGTCACCCACCGGGGGTGTCTACTATTGTTCTACTATTTGGGgaacaaaaaacactgtgggcGAGTCCAAGAaggatctgtgtgtgagagcccatcatTGTTCTGGGTATAAGGGGTTCTGGAGAGCGGATTGTTCTTCATGAATATAATAAGACATCTCCTGAAGATAAGACCTAACCCATCTCTCATAGCAAAAAGTAATATCAGACCTTGTCTTATTTGGGGGAATCTCGGCCTATTCCAGAAGGTAGAAGGTGACAGGTAGCAGAGTAAGATATATTATCCTAGAAGGGACAATCCCACAGTATGGCGGTCATCTCTCTAGATTGGATGCTCTGTCTATGTACACAGTAGATTCTATTGAATTGCCAACAGAATTTCTCTCCACTTCCGGTCTTTTGGTTTTTGTCTTTTACTTCCCGCCTTCTACAAGCCCTAACTATCATTATTTATAGAGCTGGATGAGGCTTCATTTTCCCAGGACAAATTGTCCTTCATATTGGgaccatttaaccctttcctactGGTGATATTTTTTAGTTTCCATTTtccctccccaccttccaaacctcatTACATTGTTATTCtctgttctcagagccatatgagggcttagtgtttgcaggataaattgttctttataatagtgtcatttattattctgtacaatgtgctggaagatggaaaaaaatcagaatggggcgacattggagaaaaagtgcgactgtgcgactttcttataggCTTTGTCTTTACGGTGTTACCAAAATAACATGTCGCCTGTATTCTATAGTTTGGTCCTATCTAACAGATGCTAAATTTCTatagctttatttacattttagcctctttacaaaaatacaaaactttgaAAGAAATACAATTTTCCTTAAAGTCACTAAATTCTGATATTTTTTGTACTTCCATGTACGGGGGATGGGTAGGGCGTCTGTTTTTGTAAGGCCACATGTTCTGTTTATACCtttttgggaatgtctattgctttcatcactttcTATTCAAATGACAAAAGATGGAAAAAACCACAATTCGGCGTTCTTGAACTGCAGCGTTCACTGTACGTGAAAAATATTCTTATAAGTTTGCAGACCGGacgtttttgaacacagggaTCCTAATGTGTCACCAAGGAACCAATAACACaaagctacagtatatatatatataataaatgacaCGGCCAGATTTGTAGTGTGAAATGTAATGTGATAACAAATGTCCCAGCGACATGATAAATACAGGGGGTAAGAGCAAATAATGCTGGAAATGTTATTATAGGGGAATAAAATGCAATGAAAGAAAAGAGAAAACCGCCCGGTGGAATTGTGTGGGTTGAGGTCGGGTAATTGGTTGGAGGGATCCCGCCTTACTTTCGTCACGATCCTCCGTTTCATGTACTGCTGGTGTAAGGAGCTGACGTCAGTTGCTTGGTGCGCGGAACAACTAGAGATGTCGATCTCGGCAACTGTTGATTGGAACAACTACATGAGGCAGGCATGTGCGGTGGAACTAGCGAGCCGTTCCGTAAACCAGGTAGGCGGCGCAAATAAGGTAGTCGAGGTGGACGAGAGCGTCTTCACAAAGAGGAAAAACAACGTTGGCAGAGTACTACCTCAGCAATGGGTGTTTGGTGGAATATGGAGGGAGACGAAAGAGTGTTTCCTGGAATTGGTGCCGGACAGAAGTGCCTCTACCCTGACACCAGTCATTAGGAAACACGTGGCCCCGGACTCCATACTACATTCCGACTGCTGGAAGGGATACAACACCGAGGCCCTCCGGCAAGCCGGCTACCGACATACCACTGTCAACCATTCGCGGAATTTCGTCGATCCTGAGATGGGTACGCACACGCAGACCGTCGAAAGGATGTGGGGTTTGGCGAAGTGGAGAAATAAGAGGCACCGGGACACAGCCAGGCACCACCTACAATCATACCTGGTGGAATTCATGTGGAGACAGGTCCAGGCCGGAGAGGACCTGCAATGTAGTAGGATAACAAATAAGTACCTGGCTTTGGACTTATAAGTCCTTTACATTTTTGGCTCTCTTGGAAACTATGCTGGGGAAAGGTGGAATATACCGTGACATGATGGGATCCCCTAACAATACcggccgctcgttacagtcacagcgcagtaatcagacatctgcttggtaacgagcgacacctgtgtgtacatcacatgaccatggaccgtaaatcacatgaccatggtcagacttttatccactagaagtaacagaatgaatgacagccagccgagatctagaaaaccgtgaggaatagatacagaaagtatattggaacattgtatatccttttattgtacaaacagtaacatttgtttatcaatattggtgtgaaagtggacaatcccttcaagCTTAAAGCTCCAGTAAAACTCTCTCTCCCTaacatattactgttattatcctgtatccttagtatcatgctgctgtaaccccagcccctacttctgaatgtaaatttatatatat contains:
- the LOC142210127 gene encoding protein BTG4-like encodes the protein MREELKAGVEYIKTLANKGNKLNTMRIEVFGAILAQILCQKFQGHWYPENPIKGQAYRCIRINRRDREESILEACSYSGLKYQDLTLPKELTLWIDPYEVSCRLGEEGIPYTVATFDPRTARVSDNSRPSDPQENKFPGSTPEDGSCKRGDSRSSPISSGSDSGIETHSEGTSTPVMFQIVGHRSCVPDLVSFMVSIMENSPSLSQS